In Myxocyprinus asiaticus isolate MX2 ecotype Aquarium Trade chromosome 32, UBuf_Myxa_2, whole genome shotgun sequence, one genomic interval encodes:
- the LOC127423478 gene encoding retinoic acid receptor alpha-A isoform X4, with amino-acid sequence MYESVDVNPFLMMDYYNQSRGCLIPDKIPHHPFRQQHWSGSNHSIETQSTSSEEIVPSPPSPPPPPRVYKPCFVCQDKSSGYHYGVSACEGCKGFFRRSIQKNMVYTCHREKNCIINKVTRNRCQYCRLQKCLEVGMSKEFRNDRNKKKKEEKKQECTESYTLSPETEQMIGRVRKAHQETFPSLCQLGKYTTSNSSERRVSLDVDLWDKFSELSTKCIIKTVEFAKQLPGFTTLTIADQITLLKAACLDILILRICTRYTPEQDTMTFSDGLTLNRTQMHNAGFGPLTDLVFAFANQLLPLEMDDAETGLLSAICLLCGDRQDLEQADKVDVLQEPLLEALKNYVRKRRPHKPHMFPKMLMKITDLRSISAKGAERVITLKMEIPGSMPPLIQEMLENSEGLESSAGGVSSRASCSPSPSPSSAQSSPPTQSP; translated from the exons CGATCGAGACTCAGAGTACGAGTTCAGAGGAGATCGTCCCCAGCCCTCCCTCGCCACCCCCTCCTCCTCGTGTCTATAAGCCCTGTTTCGTGTGTCAGGACAAGTCTTCAGGGTACCACTATGGTGTCAGCGCCTGCGAAGGCTGCAAG GGTTTCTTCAGGAGAAGTATTCAGAAGAACATGGTTTACACGTGCCACAGAGAGAAGAACTGCATCATCAATAAAGTGACACGCAACCGCTGTCAGTACTGCCGCCTGCAGAAGTGTCTGGAAGTGGGAATGTCCAAAGAAT TTAGGAATGACAGGAACAAGAAGAAGAAGGAAGAGAAGAAGCAGGAGTGCACAGAGAGCTACACACTGAGTCCAGAAACAGAACAGATGATAGGCAGAGTCAGAAAAGCTCACCAAGAGACCTTCCCTTCACTCTGTCAACTCGGCAAATACACCACA AGTAACAGTTCAGAGCGGCGGGTGTCTCTGGATGTGGATTTGTGGGATAAGTTCAGTGAGCTCTCTACCAAGTGCATCATAAAGACGGTGGAGTTCGCCAAGCAGCTGCCGGGATTCACCACGCTCACTATCGCGGATCAGATCACGTTGCTCAAGGCTGCCTGTCTCGACATACTG ATTCTGCGGATCTGCACTCGCTACACACCAGAGCAGGACACAATGACGTTCTCTGATGGTTTAACGCTCAACCGAACACAGATGCACAACGCTGGCTTTGGGCCGCTAACAGACCTGGTGTTCGCCTTCGCCAACCAACTGCTGCCGCTCGAGATGGACGACGCTGAGACGGGACTGCTTAGTGCCATCTGCCTGCTGTGtggag ATCGTCAGGATCTGGAGCAGGCTGATAAAGTGGATGTACTGCAGGAGCCTCTGCTGGAAGCTCTGAAGAACTATGTGAGGAAGAGGAGGCCACACAAACCTCACATGTTCCCCAAGATGCTCATGAAGATCACAGACCTGAGGAGCATCAGTGCCAAGG GAGCGGAGCGTGTGATCACCCTGAAAATGGAGATTCCTGGCTCCATGCCGCCTCTCATCCAGGAGATGCTGGAGAACTCGGAGGGTTTGGAGAGTTCAGCGGGCGGGGTCAGCTCACGGGCCAGCTGTAGCCCCTCCCCTTCCCCAAGCTCTGCCCAGAGCAGCCCACCCACGCAGTCACCATGA
- the LOC127423478 gene encoding retinoic acid receptor alpha-A isoform X3, producing the protein MYESVDVNPFLMMDYYNQSRGCLIPDKIPHHPFRQQHWSGSNHSIETQSTSSEEIVPSPPSPPPPPRVYKPCFVCQDKSSGYHYGVSACEGCKGFFRRSIQKNMVYTCHREKNCIINKVTRNRCQYCRLQKCLEVGMSKESVRNDRNKKKKEEKKQECTESYTLSPETEQMIGRVRKAHQETFPSLCQLGKYTTSNSSERRVSLDVDLWDKFSELSTKCIIKTVEFAKQLPGFTTLTIADQITLLKAACLDILILRICTRYTPEQDTMTFSDGLTLNRTQMHNAGFGPLTDLVFAFANQLLPLEMDDAETGLLSAICLLCGDRQDLEQADKVDVLQEPLLEALKNYVRKRRPHKPHMFPKMLMKITDLRSISAKGAERVITLKMEIPGSMPPLIQEMLENSEGLESSAGGVSSRASCSPSPSPSSAQSSPPTQSP; encoded by the exons CGATCGAGACTCAGAGTACGAGTTCAGAGGAGATCGTCCCCAGCCCTCCCTCGCCACCCCCTCCTCCTCGTGTCTATAAGCCCTGTTTCGTGTGTCAGGACAAGTCTTCAGGGTACCACTATGGTGTCAGCGCCTGCGAAGGCTGCAAG GGTTTCTTCAGGAGAAGTATTCAGAAGAACATGGTTTACACGTGCCACAGAGAGAAGAACTGCATCATCAATAAAGTGACACGCAACCGCTGTCAGTACTGCCGCCTGCAGAAGTGTCTGGAAGTGGGAATGTCCAAAGAAT CAGTTAGGAATGACAGGAACAAGAAGAAGAAGGAAGAGAAGAAGCAGGAGTGCACAGAGAGCTACACACTGAGTCCAGAAACAGAACAGATGATAGGCAGAGTCAGAAAAGCTCACCAAGAGACCTTCCCTTCACTCTGTCAACTCGGCAAATACACCACA AGTAACAGTTCAGAGCGGCGGGTGTCTCTGGATGTGGATTTGTGGGATAAGTTCAGTGAGCTCTCTACCAAGTGCATCATAAAGACGGTGGAGTTCGCCAAGCAGCTGCCGGGATTCACCACGCTCACTATCGCGGATCAGATCACGTTGCTCAAGGCTGCCTGTCTCGACATACTG ATTCTGCGGATCTGCACTCGCTACACACCAGAGCAGGACACAATGACGTTCTCTGATGGTTTAACGCTCAACCGAACACAGATGCACAACGCTGGCTTTGGGCCGCTAACAGACCTGGTGTTCGCCTTCGCCAACCAACTGCTGCCGCTCGAGATGGACGACGCTGAGACGGGACTGCTTAGTGCCATCTGCCTGCTGTGtggag ATCGTCAGGATCTGGAGCAGGCTGATAAAGTGGATGTACTGCAGGAGCCTCTGCTGGAAGCTCTGAAGAACTATGTGAGGAAGAGGAGGCCACACAAACCTCACATGTTCCCCAAGATGCTCATGAAGATCACAGACCTGAGGAGCATCAGTGCCAAGG GAGCGGAGCGTGTGATCACCCTGAAAATGGAGATTCCTGGCTCCATGCCGCCTCTCATCCAGGAGATGCTGGAGAACTCGGAGGGTTTGGAGAGTTCAGCGGGCGGGGTCAGCTCACGGGCCAGCTGTAGCCCCTCCCCTTCCCCAAGCTCTGCCCAGAGCAGCCCACCCACGCAGTCACCATGA